A stretch of Thermotoga sp. SG1 DNA encodes these proteins:
- a CDS encoding heavy-metal-associated domain-containing protein: MRRLNYFMLKGAKTEEDYKKVKSAIEKLDGVFKVDYEMAAEVVGVEYDDRIISKEQIKTVVDSLGYTLIV, encoded by the coding sequence TTGAGAAGGTTGAACTACTTCATGCTGAAAGGAGCAAAAACCGAGGAAGACTACAAAAAGGTAAAAAGCGCCATTGAGAAACTTGATGGTGTGTTCAAAGTGGATTACGAGATGGCGGCTGAAGTTGTTGGTGTGGAATACGATGATAGAATAATCTCTAAAGAGCAGATAAAAACGGTGGTTGACAGTTTGGGTTACACACTCATCGTATGA